AATCTTAATATTAGTAAATCATTGTAGAGTTTTATATTGACTATTTATTGAAGCAAACCCAcctaataaatcaataattaagtCTGTATTCTCTTTGTTTCCTGTTTGTCAATTAATTATGTAATCATATATGGTTACCCTATGATCTCTGAAAATATCTTAAAGTAATATCGAAACTAACTAACTAAGCATATACTTTTGCTATATATGATTCTGCCAACTCATATCTTATGAAATTGCATATCAAAAGTTCGTTTTCAACGTAACCATCATTAAACTAATTTTGaagaatagaaaacagaaaataaagatcagATATGATGAAATGAACCTCGTGGGCTGCTATCAGCCGATAACAAATTGTGCTTTACGAGTAacaattttatgttatttttttaaggtaaagaaaatatatatcttcGTTTTTCTCTAGATGTATAGCTATAGTTgactttttataaaataaaatggaagGTGGACGGCACCTGGCTAAAATAAATTcagttgaaaatttattttagaaaaggaaaaaaaagttgtAGTTGTTTATAAGTCCGTGACACTTTGAACGGGAAATCGTACATAGGGTTACGTACCAAGAGATTGACCGAGGAAATTTTGATTAACaaagaatttcaattttcaatcgaGGAATACTAGAGGGTCATCAACTTTTGTGATTAGTAGCCATCAAATAGCAATCAATGCtgatttaatggtgtgagattggtgtgagatttcatctaatAGCTCACCCTTTTCTGCTGgctacatgctggccaaaatttaataaaattactgaCCCTAGACTTTTCAATCTTTCACACTGTTCAAAAGCCACagataataatttatactttagatgaaaacaacaacaatataaaaaaaatttaaatataacgTCCTGTTATTAGCCTCACTTTGTTAATTCCACAATCCATTAATCAGTCCTAGTAGTTCTTACGTCACAAAATCTAATACCGGAGATTGCTTACAATTTATTCAAAACAAAACATAAGCGTAGCTTAATTATTAACGTGTATGCATATGGCTTTGAATTTTGACCCAGCAGAAGCTTAGAAGAACTGAATGCTAACTTCAACAAGTTAAGCAAGTTGCCGGATACAATAGGGTTTGAGCTGATAAACCTCCAGAAGCTCTCCGTCAACTCCAACCAGCTTGTGTTCCTTCCAAGCTCCACCTCTCACCTTATGGCTCTCAAGGTCCTCGACGCGCGCCTTAACTGCTTAAGGTCTCTACCCGAAGACCTTGAGAACCTAGTCAACCTTGAGACGCTGAATGTGAGCCAGAACTTCCGGTACTTGGACACACTACCCTACTCCATAGGGCTTCTATTGTCCCTCACTGAGCTTGATGTTAGCTACAACAACATCAAGACTTTGCCCAATTCCATTGGGTGCCTCCAGAAGCTCCAGAAGTTGTGTGTTGATGGGAACCCGCTTGCTTCGCcgccattggaggtggttgagCAAGGGTTAAATGTGGTGAAGGAGTTCTTGTGTCATAAGATGAACTCGTCAGGGGACCAGAGTAGCAGAAAGAAGAAGTCGTGGGTCAAGAATTTCGTCAAGTGTGGAACATTCCAAGGACGCATCAATAGTGGTATGAAACGGCCGCAACATGACGGTTTCACCAAGCTTAAGCATCAGTCCATCCATGGTCTCGCCTCGCCTGGTGGCTTCATGGGGATGCTCTCACCTCTTCGCATCTTCTCACCTCGTCGTTCCTTTAGTTGAAAGCCAATGCAGTTTAGAATGTTATGTTGGGATCAAAATAGATCAAAAATTTTGTGCA
The genomic region above belongs to Arachis duranensis cultivar V14167 chromosome 3, aradu.V14167.gnm2.J7QH, whole genome shotgun sequence and contains:
- the LOC107478797 gene encoding plant intracellular Ras-group-related LRR protein 6 isoform X1, with the protein product MMYEHTHNHLVHHQQPVTMTMDTMKMDMIRRNKRERNKESNNNNNNSNNNKDNKLRTVDLSCMSLESLPIPSLDLATISKLDLSNNNLQNIPESLTARLLNLTVLDVHSNQLRSLPNSIGCLSKLKILNVSANFIQSLPQTIENCSRSLEELNANFNKLSKLPDTIGFELINLQKLSVNSNQLVFLPSSTSHLMALKVLDARLNCLRSLPEDLENLVNLETLNVSQNFRYLDTLPYSIGLLLSLTELDVSYNNIKTLPNSIGCLQKLQKLCVDGNPLASPPLEVVEQGLNVVKEFLCHKMNSSGDQSSRKKKSWVKNFVKCGTFQGRINSGMKRPQHDGFTKLKHQSIHGLASPGGFMGMLSPLRIFSPRRSFS
- the LOC107478797 gene encoding plant intracellular Ras-group-related LRR protein 6 isoform X2; the encoded protein is MMYEHTHNHLVHHQQPVTMTMDTMKMDMIRRNKRERNKESNNNNNNSNNNKDNKLRTVDLSCMSLESLPIPSLDLATISKLDLSNNNLQNIPESLTARLLNLTVLDVHSNQLRSLPNSIGCLSKLKILNVSANFIQSLPQTIENCRSLEELNANFNKLSKLPDTIGFELINLQKLSVNSNQLVFLPSSTSHLMALKVLDARLNCLRSLPEDLENLVNLETLNVSQNFRYLDTLPYSIGLLLSLTELDVSYNNIKTLPNSIGCLQKLQKLCVDGNPLASPPLEVVEQGLNVVKEFLCHKMNSSGDQSSRKKKSWVKNFVKCGTFQGRINSGMKRPQHDGFTKLKHQSIHGLASPGGFMGMLSPLRIFSPRRSFS